The Candidatus Methylacidiphilales bacterium genome window below encodes:
- the rpmG gene encoding 50S ribosomal protein L33: MRDKVILECTEAKAAGVPASRYFTTRNKKQMTEKVEKKKYNPFLKKHTVHRETK, translated from the coding sequence ATGCGCGACAAAGTGATCCTGGAATGCACCGAGGCCAAAGCCGCGGGCGTGCCCGCCTCCCGATACTTCACCACCCGGAACAAGAAGCAGATGACGGAAAAGGTGGAAAAGAAGAAGTACAACCCCTTCCTCAAGAAGCACACCGTCCACCGCGAAACCAAATAA
- a CDS encoding CPBP family intramembrane glutamic endopeptidase — MKRFLTGTMAALLALFLWSNLVTYPVWLALDAMGHGDVSFRRVFSRVLMVGAFLLLIPLWRYWKIRGWTALGFQWKPGTLRTALWSFLLGLALVGALALWSAAWGHRVWHPELHVAKSLGHLFSAVSIGFFEETIFRGIFFLAVLSFTPGRMLPWVAVAGSLVFAAMHFFIDVRPPGGTPDWWTVWEMWRHWAASLADPESVCRRGLGLFLAGLVLCATAWRAGHLWAAVGLHAGWVFAIKSVHGLSDHRGGDTLWFTSDLLGGLWAAVFLAVFLALQLSPLARRR, encoded by the coding sequence GTGAAGCGTTTTCTAACCGGGACCATGGCGGCCCTGCTGGCTCTTTTCCTCTGGAGTAATCTGGTCACCTATCCCGTTTGGCTGGCTTTGGATGCCATGGGTCACGGGGATGTTTCGTTCCGGAGGGTCTTCAGCCGCGTGTTGATGGTCGGGGCATTTCTGCTCCTGATACCCCTTTGGCGCTATTGGAAGATCCGCGGTTGGACCGCGCTGGGGTTCCAGTGGAAACCGGGGACCCTGCGCACGGCCTTGTGGTCTTTCCTGCTCGGCCTGGCCTTGGTCGGTGCACTGGCCCTCTGGTCGGCGGCCTGGGGGCACCGGGTCTGGCATCCGGAACTGCATGTTGCCAAATCCCTGGGCCACCTCTTTTCGGCCGTTTCCATCGGGTTCTTTGAGGAAACGATTTTCCGCGGAATTTTTTTCCTCGCGGTGCTTTCTTTCACTCCCGGGCGAATGCTTCCCTGGGTCGCCGTCGCCGGATCGCTGGTCTTCGCGGCCATGCACTTCTTCATCGATGTGCGCCCGCCCGGCGGAACTCCGGACTGGTGGACGGTGTGGGAGATGTGGCGGCACTGGGCGGCGAGTCTGGCCGACCCGGAATCGGTGTGTCGTCGCGGCCTGGGTCTTTTCCTGGCCGGGTTGGTCCTGTGTGCCACGGCCTGGCGGGCCGGGCACCTCTGGGCGGCGGTGGGCCTGCACGCCGGTTGGGTCTTTGCCATCAAGAGCGTCCATGGGTTGAGCGACCACCGGGGAGGGGACACCCTGTGGTTTACGAGTGATCTACTAGGTGGGTTGTGGGCCGCGGTGTTCCTGGCGGTGTTCCTGGCCCTGCAACTTTCCCCCCTGGCACGCAGACGGTGA
- a CDS encoding folylpolyglutamate synthase/dihydrofolate synthase family protein, which yields MSPAESVHYLLSLQPSGIKLGLENMRRLCAALDHPERSLACVHIAGTNGKGSVAAMLDSILRCAGLRSGLYTSPHLIDFGERIRVEGRPMAPEVLAARVGELRVVLQRLAGEGCKPTFFEATTALAFQAFREAGTGVVVLETGLGGRLDSTNVVDPVACAITRIGMDHQEYLGSTLEAIAKEKAGILKPGRPAVLGEMPGEAMRVVEARARELDVTLVHAGNGKPTGWNRREGLQAFTFDGRSWATRLPGAHQAENAAVVLAMVGILRGLGWTIPDAAITAGLLAVDWPARFEIVRHDPPLVIDGGHNEDGIRAALAFWQECFGEVPGRIVFASMRDKDLDAMVGLLDRPGYSIDLVPVDSPRCAPPHELAARFHQAATRCWDRLAACHAQVRTDPDPAGTLVLGSLYLAGEWKSLDTARPHQLGLNA from the coding sequence ATGAGTCCCGCGGAAAGCGTCCACTATCTCCTTTCGCTCCAGCCCTCGGGCATCAAACTGGGGCTGGAAAACATGCGCCGTCTCTGCGCGGCCCTCGATCACCCGGAGCGGTCGCTCGCCTGCGTTCACATTGCCGGCACCAACGGCAAGGGGTCGGTGGCCGCCATGCTCGATTCCATCCTCCGCTGCGCCGGCCTGCGCAGCGGCCTCTACACCTCGCCCCACTTGATCGATTTCGGCGAACGCATCCGCGTGGAGGGCAGGCCCATGGCGCCGGAAGTCCTCGCCGCGCGGGTAGGGGAGTTGCGTGTGGTTCTGCAACGATTGGCCGGGGAGGGCTGCAAGCCGACATTCTTTGAGGCCACTACCGCCCTGGCATTCCAGGCCTTCCGCGAAGCCGGAACCGGGGTCGTTGTGCTGGAAACCGGACTGGGCGGCCGTCTCGATTCCACCAACGTGGTGGATCCGGTGGCCTGTGCCATCACCCGCATCGGCATGGATCACCAGGAATACCTCGGGTCCACCCTGGAGGCCATCGCGAAGGAGAAAGCCGGCATCCTCAAGCCCGGGCGGCCGGCAGTGTTGGGGGAAATGCCTGGTGAGGCCATGCGCGTGGTCGAAGCCCGGGCCCGGGAGCTGGATGTTACCTTGGTCCACGCGGGCAATGGGAAGCCGACAGGCTGGAATCGGAGGGAAGGACTGCAAGCCTTCACCTTTGACGGAAGATCATGGGCCACCCGGCTTCCCGGCGCCCACCAAGCGGAGAACGCCGCCGTGGTGCTGGCTATGGTCGGCATTCTGCGCGGGCTCGGGTGGACGATTCCGGATGCCGCCATCACCGCCGGACTGCTTGCCGTTGATTGGCCCGCCCGTTTCGAGATCGTCCGGCACGATCCCCCCCTGGTCATTGACGGCGGACACAATGAGGATGGCATCCGGGCCGCCCTGGCCTTCTGGCAGGAATGTTTCGGAGAAGTCCCCGGACGCATCGTCTTCGCCTCGATGCGCGACAAGGACCTCGACGCCATGGTCGGCCTGCTGGACCGACCGGGCTATTCCATCGATCTGGTGCCGGTGGATTCACCGCGTTGCGCCCCGCCGCATGAACTGGCCGCCCGCTTCCATCAGGCGGCGACCCGTTGCTGGGATCGTCTGGCTGCCTGCCACGCGCAGGTCCGGACCGATCCAGATCCGGCGGGCACTTTGGTGCTGGGCTCGCTTTATCTGGCTGGCGAATGGAAGTCGCTGGACACGGCGCGTCCGCACCAGCTCGGATTGAATGCATGA
- the accD gene encoding acetyl-CoA carboxylase, carboxyltransferase subunit beta: protein MAIFDKPAYGTNRPPVRTKKKEIPQGLWTKCPSCGEVLFNKELEDNLMVCPKCEHHMTLSARARLLSVADPDSFEETDAALSSVDILKFTGVTSYPERLKNYRKKTGLNEAVVSGNCRIDGRQVSVAAMDFNFLGGSMGSVVGEKITRAIERGAEQKLPVVVFSASGGARMYEGMFSLMQLAKTSAALARLAQRGQPFISVLTNPTMAGVMASYASLGDLIIAEPKAMIGFAGARVIKETTQQQLPKGFQTAEFLLDRGLIDHIVPRRDMRDMLAKFLGYLAG, encoded by the coding sequence ATGGCCATTTTTGACAAGCCCGCCTACGGAACCAACCGCCCACCGGTCCGGACCAAAAAGAAAGAAATCCCCCAGGGTCTCTGGACCAAGTGCCCCAGTTGCGGCGAGGTCCTGTTCAACAAGGAACTGGAGGACAACCTCATGGTTTGTCCCAAGTGCGAGCACCACATGACCCTCTCGGCCCGGGCCCGCCTGCTCAGTGTGGCCGATCCGGACAGCTTCGAGGAGACCGACGCCGCGCTTTCCAGTGTCGACATCCTCAAATTCACCGGTGTCACCAGCTACCCCGAGCGGTTGAAGAATTACCGCAAAAAAACCGGTCTCAATGAGGCCGTGGTCTCCGGCAACTGCCGCATCGACGGCCGCCAGGTTTCGGTCGCGGCGATGGATTTCAATTTTCTGGGCGGCAGCATGGGTTCGGTGGTGGGGGAAAAGATCACCCGCGCCATCGAGCGGGGGGCGGAGCAAAAACTTCCAGTGGTCGTCTTTTCCGCCTCCGGCGGGGCCCGGATGTATGAGGGCATGTTCAGCCTGATGCAACTGGCCAAAACCAGCGCCGCCCTGGCCCGGCTGGCCCAGCGGGGGCAACCTTTCATTTCGGTGTTAACCAACCCCACCATGGCCGGCGTCATGGCCAGCTATGCGTCGCTGGGCGACCTCATCATCGCCGAGCCCAAGGCCATGATCGGCTTTGCCGGGGCCCGGGTGATCAAGGAAACGACCCAGCAGCAATTGCCCAAGGGGTTCCAGACCGCCGAGTTCCTACTCGACCGCGGCCTGATCGACCACATCGTCCCCCGCCGGGATATGCGCGACATGCTGGCCAAGTTTCTGGGTTATCTGGCCGGTTGA
- a CDS encoding HAD-IA family hydrolase, translating into MNPVRVIFFDAGGTLIHPVKPVGHVYAEVARRFGVEADGDRLQQGFKQAWKAQKPRDPVAAARVSDDRAWWCGIVRRAWDGQEPPADFEAYFDAVYRDFAEPSLWCAFPEVEGVVERCVKLGYRCAVLSNWDRRLRTTLAGFAWSRHFEDLLISAEIGFEKPHPGFFRAAEERLGIKAGEAILWGDDPVCDGEGARGAGWRSALLDRPNRDLCTLLEELTVSNRP; encoded by the coding sequence ATGAATCCGGTTCGGGTCATTTTTTTTGATGCCGGCGGGACGTTGATTCACCCGGTCAAACCGGTCGGACATGTGTACGCCGAGGTGGCGCGTCGATTCGGGGTGGAGGCGGACGGGGACCGGCTTCAGCAGGGTTTCAAGCAGGCTTGGAAGGCGCAGAAACCTCGTGATCCCGTGGCGGCTGCCCGGGTCAGTGATGACCGGGCCTGGTGGTGCGGGATCGTCCGCCGTGCCTGGGATGGCCAGGAGCCCCCGGCGGATTTCGAAGCCTATTTCGACGCGGTTTACCGTGATTTCGCCGAGCCATCGCTCTGGTGCGCGTTTCCCGAGGTTGAAGGGGTTGTTGAGCGTTGTGTGAAGTTAGGCTACCGTTGTGCCGTGCTTTCCAACTGGGACCGCCGCCTGCGCACCACGCTGGCCGGCTTCGCCTGGTCCCGTCACTTTGAGGACCTCCTGATTTCCGCGGAAATCGGTTTTGAAAAACCCCACCCGGGGTTCTTCCGGGCGGCTGAGGAGCGGCTGGGCATCAAGGCCGGGGAAGCCATCCTTTGGGGGGACGACCCGGTCTGCGACGGGGAGGGGGCCCGGGGCGCCGGCTGGCGTTCCGCTCTGCTTGACCGACCGAATCGCGACCTGTGCACCCTATTAGAAGAATTGACGGTATCAAATAGGCCTTAA
- a CDS encoding acetyl-CoA carboxylase carboxyltransferase subunit alpha, protein MSQVVKKITPLEFEKPIVELEKMLEEIKSHTHEHRMDFGADVERLTRKLDQTRRDVYTNLTPWQRVQIVRHPQRPFALDHLAYMCSEFVELHGDRRYGDDRALVGGLATLDGEKVVVIAQQKGRDTRENLMRNFGCAHPEGYRKALRLMQLAHKFHLPIVCLIDTPGAYPGVASEERHVAEAIAVNIRDMFTFEVPIVAAVIGEGGSGGALGIGVADRVVILENAYYSVISPEGCASILWKDRAYAPQAASALKLSAADLLEMGLVDEVVPEPEGGAHRDWEATSNALKATLVKHLAVLKKLSPKQLLDKRYERYRAYGQFEE, encoded by the coding sequence ATGTCCCAAGTCGTCAAAAAAATCACTCCACTGGAATTCGAGAAGCCCATCGTGGAACTCGAGAAAATGCTGGAGGAAATCAAGAGCCACACCCACGAACACCGCATGGATTTCGGGGCCGATGTGGAACGCCTCACCCGCAAACTCGACCAAACCCGCCGCGACGTCTACACCAACCTCACCCCTTGGCAGCGGGTGCAGATCGTCCGCCATCCCCAGCGCCCCTTCGCCCTCGACCACCTCGCCTACATGTGCTCGGAATTCGTCGAACTCCACGGCGACCGCCGCTACGGCGATGACCGGGCGCTCGTCGGCGGGCTGGCCACCCTCGATGGGGAAAAAGTCGTGGTCATTGCGCAACAAAAAGGCCGCGACACCCGGGAAAACCTCATGCGCAATTTCGGCTGCGCCCACCCGGAAGGCTACCGCAAGGCCCTCCGCCTGATGCAACTGGCGCACAAATTCCATCTCCCCATTGTCTGCCTTATCGACACCCCCGGCGCCTACCCCGGCGTCGCCTCGGAGGAACGCCATGTGGCCGAGGCCATCGCGGTCAACATCCGCGACATGTTCACCTTCGAGGTCCCGATCGTGGCCGCCGTCATCGGTGAAGGCGGCAGCGGCGGGGCCCTCGGCATCGGGGTGGCCGACCGGGTGGTGATCCTGGAGAACGCCTACTACTCCGTCATTTCCCCCGAGGGCTGCGCCAGCATCCTGTGGAAGGACCGGGCCTATGCGCCCCAGGCCGCCTCCGCGCTCAAGCTCTCCGCCGCCGATCTGCTGGAAATGGGATTGGTGGACGAGGTCGTTCCCGAACCCGAGGGAGGGGCCCACCGCGATTGGGAAGCCACGTCCAACGCGCTCAAGGCCACCTTGGTAAAACACCTGGCCGTGCTCAAAAAACTTTCGCCCAAGCAACTCCTCGACAAGCGCTACGAGCGCTACCGGGCGTACGGCCAGTTCGAGGAATGA
- a CDS encoding UvrB/UvrC motif-containing protein, with product MQCTFCKNSEATCHLTKVVNGKAIEVHVCESCIPEIHQADLIDFDVWEAVSKLAASKGMPDPAKMLEPAEEEEISAKSLLMAGSSRGQACTVCGFSSEDLRKTGRLGCPNCYAVFAEMLGDVLNDCQKGLQHSGKVPAAQVGLRKKNLADLLKKAVDDERFEEAALLRDQLKVLEEQA from the coding sequence ATGCAGTGCACGTTTTGCAAAAACAGCGAGGCCACCTGCCACCTGACCAAGGTGGTGAACGGCAAAGCCATCGAGGTCCATGTCTGTGAGTCCTGCATCCCGGAAATCCACCAGGCCGACCTGATCGATTTCGATGTCTGGGAGGCCGTTTCCAAACTGGCCGCATCCAAGGGAATGCCCGACCCGGCCAAGATGCTCGAACCCGCGGAGGAAGAGGAAATTTCCGCCAAATCCCTGCTCATGGCCGGAAGCTCCCGCGGCCAGGCCTGCACGGTTTGCGGTTTCAGCAGCGAGGACCTCCGCAAGACCGGACGCCTGGGTTGTCCGAATTGTTATGCCGTTTTCGCCGAGATGCTGGGCGATGTGCTCAACGACTGCCAGAAGGGGTTGCAGCACTCCGGCAAGGTCCCCGCGGCCCAGGTGGGGTTGCGCAAGAAAAACCTCGCCGATCTGCTCAAGAAAGCCGTCGATGACGAACGATTCGAGGAAGCCGCGCTGCTGCGCGACCAATTGAAAGTCCTCGAAGAGCAGGCCTGA